One region of Miscanthus floridulus cultivar M001 chromosome 19, ASM1932011v1, whole genome shotgun sequence genomic DNA includes:
- the LOC136529591 gene encoding GDSL esterase/lipase At5g45950-like, producing the protein MRGFQLLLILALLAGELHCARTAAPPADAPETAPESPEPPPADQQTPPQAPGPTPPLPPPPPPPRRRGSPHRRPPAPPKQDPGPTAAPNQDPAPPDQEDPAPPRLVVPPQDPAGVAAPAPPGMINRTTGCTTLLVLGDSTVDPGNNNHLPTTARANFLPYGLNFYGRRPTGRFTNGRLATDMLAEKLGISRIIPGFFDPNLRLAQLRRGVSFASGGSGYDDSTANRINVMSFSAQLRNLFRYKLLIRTLLGPRRAERLVNRAAFVISSGTNDLLSVYLATNRSNAISMELYENHLIVHVANYTQAMIMLGGRRFIFVGLPPMGCLPIARTLVGTGSDRCDETLNQLATSFNSKLIQLLNFINFQHQIRTSYIDTYTTIHSATVDPNAFGLTEVSRGCCGSGVIEVGQTCRGRRTCGDPSKYLYWDAVHPTETTNQVIANAMMDSIRELYS; encoded by the exons ATGAGGGGGTTCCAGCTGCTACTCATACTGGCATTGCTTGCCGGAGAGTTGCACTGCGCAAGAACAGCAGCACCACCAGCAGATGCACCGGAGACTGCACCAGAGTCTCCCGAACCACCACCAGCAGATCAGCAAACGCCACCGCAGGCGCCTGGGCCAACACCTCctcttccacctccacctccacctccacgacGGCGGGGATCACCACATCGACGACCACCGGCACCACCAAAGCAGGATCCAGGACCAACGGCAGCACCAAACCAGGATCCAGCACCACCGGATCAGGAGGATCCGGCACCGCCAAGGTTGGTTGTGCCACCACAGGACCCTGCTGGGGTGGCAGCGCCGGCACCACCTGGAATGATCAACCGCACTACGGGCTGTACTACACTCCTTGTACTTGGAGACTCAACCGTGGACCCTGGAAACAACAACCATCTGCCAACCACAGCCAGGGCAAATTTCTTGCCCTACGGCTTGAACTTCTACGGACGCAGGCCGACTGGCCGATTCACCAATGGCCGGTTAGCCACCGATATGTTAG CTGAGAAACTAGGCATATCGAGGATTATTCCAGGATTCTTTGACCCGAATCTGAGGTTGGCCCAGCTCAGGAGGGGTGTGAGCTTTGCATCAGGCGGCTCCGGATATGACGACAGCACTGCCAACAGAATA AATGTGATGTCATTCTCTGCACAACTGCGCAACCTTTTCCGTTACAAGCTACTCATCCGAACACTGCTTGGACCAAGAAGAGCAGAGCGACTTGTTAACAGGGCTGCCTTTGTGATAAGCTCTGGTACAAATGATTTGCTTTCAGTCTATCTTGCAACAAATCGGTCAAATGCAATTAGTATGGAACTGTATGAGAATCACCTGATAGTACACGTCGCTAATTATACCCAG GCCATGATAATGCTTGGAGGAAGGAGATTTATTTTTGTCGGACTGCCCCCGATGGGTTGCTTGCCAATTGCCCGAACTTTGGTGGGCACAGGATCAGACAGATGCGACGAGACATTGAATCAGCTCGCAACTTCATTCAACTCAAAGCTGATTCAACTGTTGAATTTCATAAATTTTCAGCACCAGATAAGAACTTCATACATAGACACCTATACTACTATACATTCCGCGACGGTGGATCCTAATGCCTTTG GCCTAACAGAAGTGTCAAGAGGGTGCTGCGGATCGGGGGTGATTGAAGTTGGGCAAACATGCAGAGGGCGAAGAACATGTGGAGACCCTAGCAAGTACCTATACTGGGATGCTGTCCATCCAACGGAGACGACGAACCAAGTCATCGCAAATGCGATGATGGATTCCATTAGAGAACTCTACAGCTAG